The following coding sequences lie in one candidate division WOR-3 bacterium genomic window:
- a CDS encoding 6-carboxytetrahydropterin synthase, which produces MPWILKKRIKREIGHMLFNYEGKCNFPHGHTFWIEVEVLFDKLDEIGMGIDFEELERIIKEIFPDHVFFKYEKDERVKDIKGVINLPFNPTCENLSKWAYYKLKERGLSVKSVKIEETPFSQAIYFE; this is translated from the coding sequence ATGCCCTGGATTTTAAAAAAAAGAATAAAAAGGGAAATAGGTCATATGTTATTTAATTATGAGGGAAAATGTAATTTCCCCCATGGACATACTTTCTGGATAGAAGTTGAAGTTTTATTTGATAAGCTTGATGAAATTGGAATGGGAATTGATTTTGAAGAACTTGAAAGGATAATAAAGGAAATTTTTCCTGATCATGTTTTCTTTAAATATGAAAAGGATGAAAGAGTAAAGGATATAAAGGGAGTTATAAATTTACCTTTTAATCCAACTTGTGAAAATCTTTCAAAATGGGCATATTATAAATTGAAGGAAAGGGGTTTAAGTGTTAAATCAGTTAAGATAGAGGAAACCCCCTTTTCACAAGCAATTTATTTTGAATAA
- the infA gene encoding translation initiation factor IF-1 — translation MAKKGVIRMEGTVQEVLPNTMFRVKLDSGPLVLCHLSGKMRLNFIKILPGDRVLIELSPYDLTRGRIIYRKS, via the coding sequence ATGGCAAAAAAAGGTGTAATAAGAATGGAAGGAACTGTGCAGGAAGTTTTACCTAATACAATGTTCAGGGTTAAGCTTGATTCAGGTCCCCTTGTTTTATGTCATCTTTCAGGTAAGATGAGGCTCAATTTTATAAAGATATTGCCTGGTGATAGAGTTTTGATAGAACTTTCTCCCTACGATCTTACAAGAGGAAGGATAATTTACAGAAAATCTTAG
- the map gene encoding type I methionyl aminopeptidase, whose amino-acid sequence MIILKSREEIENIKEASKIVAKVLYDIEEYIKPGVSTKKLNDIIDRMIRKMGGSPAFLGYKGYPASSCISINEEVVHGIPSENKILEEGSIVKIDVGVNKNGFFGDGAKTYKVGKVNGDLERLLQVTEKALYIGIDKARAGNRVGDIGFEIQQFVEFEGFSVVRELAGHGVGHYLHEEPVVPNYGKRGEGPLLKKGLVIAIEPMVNMGSHEVKVLRDKWTIVTLDGKPSAHFEHTVLIDDEPIILTTLD is encoded by the coding sequence ATGATAATCCTAAAATCAAGAGAAGAGATAGAGAATATAAAAGAAGCATCAAAAATAGTTGCAAAGGTTCTTTATGATATAGAAGAGTATATAAAACCAGGAGTATCAACAAAAAAGTTAAATGATATAATTGACAGGATGATAAGAAAAATGGGAGGTTCTCCAGCATTTCTTGGTTATAAGGGTTATCCTGCCTCTTCCTGTATTTCTATAAATGAAGAGGTTGTTCATGGAATACCTTCTGAAAATAAGATTTTAGAAGAAGGAAGTATTGTTAAAATAGATGTGGGTGTTAATAAAAATGGGTTTTTTGGAGATGGAGCTAAAACATATAAAGTGGGTAAAGTGAATGGAGATTTGGAGAGATTGCTTCAGGTTACTGAGAAGGCGCTTTATATAGGAATAGATAAAGCAAGAGCAGGTAATAGAGTAGGTGATATTGGTTTTGAGATACAGCAATTTGTCGAATTTGAAGGTTTCAGTGTTGTAAGAGAACTTGCAGGTCACGGAGTTGGACACTATCTACATGAGGAGCCAGTTGTACCTAATTATGGTAAAAGAGGAGAGGGACCTTTATTAAAAAAAGGTCTTGTTATTGCAATTGAGCCTATGGTAAATATGGGTTCCCATGAAGTTAAGGTTTTAAGGGATAAATGGACTATTGTTACGCTTGATGGAAAGCCTTCTGCCCATTTTGAACATACTGTTTTGATTGATGATGAGCCAATTATTTTAACTACATTAGATTAA
- the rpmI gene encoding 50S ribosomal protein L35, translating into MPKLKSKKTAKKRFKLTKKGKVKYYHAFHSHLAGSKNAKRKRRLRKPDYLKGSDEKRIRRLIDV; encoded by the coding sequence ATGCCAAAGTTAAAATCAAAAAAAACAGCAAAAAAAAGATTTAAATTAACAAAAAAGGGAAAGGTTAAATACTATCATGCTTTTCATTCTCATCTTGCAGGAAGCAAAAATGCTAAAAGGAAAAGAAGATTAAGAAAGCCTGATTATTTAAAAGGATCAGACGAAAAGAGAATAAGAAGACTGATTGATGTATAG
- a CDS encoding pyridoxal phosphate-dependent aminotransferase family protein, which produces MDIFEKCKNLTPLNPLYEAKIAMEKGVYPFFLPLENNEGTEAIFNGRRVLMFGSNNYLGLTTDRRVREAAIEAIKKYGTSVTGSRFMNGTLKIHLELEEKLAEFLRKEKCIVFSTGYQTNVGTISAIVGKDDYAIVDKEDHASIIDGCKMSFGKMERFKHNDLEDLEKVLKKLPEGKGKLVIVDGVYSMTGEIAPLPEIIKICKKYNARIMVDDAHSIGVLGECGRGTANYFGVEKDVDLIMGTFSKSFASLGGFIAGDEDVIFYIQHVARSFIFSAAISPPNLASALKALEIMQKEPERIENLKRVSEKWRNGLKSLGFDIGKTKTPIVPVYIRDKWKTVYMWKELLEEGIYVNPVVPPGVPPGDSLLRTSCMATHTDEHIEKGLEIFKKVGKKLGVI; this is translated from the coding sequence ATGGATATTTTTGAAAAATGCAAGAATTTAACTCCTTTAAATCCACTTTATGAAGCAAAGATTGCAATGGAAAAAGGTGTTTACCCTTTCTTTCTTCCCCTTGAAAACAATGAAGGGACTGAAGCAATATTCAATGGGAGAAGGGTTTTAATGTTTGGTTCAAACAATTATTTAGGACTTACAACTGATAGAAGGGTAAGGGAAGCAGCAATTGAAGCAATTAAAAAATATGGGACAAGTGTAACAGGTTCTCGCTTTATGAACGGAACTTTAAAGATTCATCTTGAACTTGAAGAAAAACTTGCAGAATTTTTAAGGAAAGAAAAATGTATTGTATTTTCAACAGGTTATCAAACAAATGTTGGAACAATATCTGCAATTGTTGGAAAGGATGATTATGCAATTGTTGATAAGGAAGACCATGCCTCAATAATTGATGGATGTAAGATGTCCTTTGGTAAAATGGAAAGGTTTAAGCATAATGATTTAGAAGATTTAGAAAAAGTTTTAAAAAAGTTGCCAGAAGGCAAAGGCAAACTTGTCATAGTTGATGGTGTTTATTCAATGACCGGTGAAATTGCTCCATTACCTGAAATTATAAAAATATGCAAAAAATATAATGCAAGAATTATGGTTGATGATGCCCATTCAATTGGTGTTCTCGGTGAATGCGGAAGGGGAACAGCAAATTATTTTGGTGTTGAAAAGGATGTTGATTTAATAATGGGGACATTCAGTAAATCCTTTGCAAGTCTTGGTGGTTTTATTGCCGGTGATGAGGATGTTATATTTTACATTCAGCATGTTGCAAGATCATTTATTTTCAGTGCAGCAATCTCACCACCCAATTTAGCAAGTGCATTAAAGGCACTTGAAATTATGCAAAAAGAGCCCGAGAGAATTGAGAATTTAAAAAGGGTATCTGAAAAATGGAGAAATGGTTTAAAATCACTTGGATTTGATATAGGGAAAACCAAAACTCCAATTGTTCCTGTATATATAAGGGATAAATGGAAAACAGTTTATATGTGGAAAGAACTTTTAGAAGAAGGTATTTATGTCAATCCTGTTGTTCCACCAGGTGTTCCACCAGGTGATTCACTTTTAAGAACAAGTTGTATGGCAACCCATACAGATGAGCATATAGAAAAGGGGCTTGAAATTTTCAAAAAGGTTGGGAAAAAATTAGGAGTTATATAA
- a CDS encoding 7-carboxy-7-deazaguanine synthase QueE has protein sequence MNNLPVSEIFESIQGEGPFIGKRAVFLRLAFCNLKCSFCDTDYTWKGEIKYKRMSLKEVEEKILKYNINHLVITGGEPLLWEKFFFPLVENLLAKRFLIEVETNGTIESFLPQDVHFNVSPKLSNSGEPYEKRIKINVLKSFNKREKAIFKFVIEKEEDIYEVLDLKEKLNIENKKIYLMPESRNIKELIERKRTVFELSKKFGFKFSDRLHILMGVR, from the coding sequence TTGAATAATTTACCAGTTTCAGAAATTTTTGAATCAATTCAGGGTGAAGGACCTTTTATAGGTAAAAGGGCAGTTTTTTTAAGGCTTGCCTTCTGTAATTTAAAGTGCTCCTTCTGTGATACTGATTATACATGGAAGGGAGAGATTAAATATAAAAGGATGAGTTTAAAGGAAGTGGAGGAAAAAATTTTGAAGTATAATATTAATCATCTTGTAATTACAGGAGGGGAACCTCTTTTGTGGGAAAAATTTTTTTTTCCTCTTGTTGAAAATCTTCTTGCCAAAAGATTTTTAATAGAGGTTGAAACTAATGGAACAATAGAAAGTTTTTTACCTCAGGATGTTCATTTTAATGTATCTCCAAAACTTTCTAATTCAGGTGAGCCTTATGAGAAGAGAATAAAGATAAATGTTTTAAAAAGTTTTAATAAAAGGGAAAAAGCAATTTTTAAGTTTGTGATAGAAAAGGAGGAAGATATATATGAAGTTCTTGATTTAAAAGAAAAGCTAAATATTGAGAATAAAAAAATATATTTAATGCCAGAGTCCCGAAATATTAAAGAGTTAATAGAAAGAAAAAGGACAGTTTTTGAATTATCAAAAAAATTTGGATTTAAATTTAGTGATAGACTTCATATTCTAATGGGTGTAAGATGA
- a CDS encoding zinc-binding dehydrogenase has translation MKAIIFEESIPKYVLTKILGKLNKSFYYSPFSCVKLTEIKEPDLPRGKYLKIKTIYGGICGSDINLITLKDSPTLSPYSSSPFVIGHENVGIVYEKSEDAQNFKKGDRVIVDPVLSCKAKEIENLCENCKKGEYSRCLNFSEKGKLSEGIIIGACKNTSGSWSEYFIANEFQTFKLPEEISDEDAILIDSFCSALHPVIRNFPNDNDKVLIIGAGTIGICAVYALRALLSKSKIFVLTKYEFQAEKIKDLAEVIYLKEDYLKKFAEITDSKILKPILGKEFLNSGFDIIFECTGNKNMIEDSLRWIKPGGKIVLIGTFGIMSFIDLTLLWFKEAKLIGTNSSSTENYLKERKRCYEIAIDLLKNKKISLKDLLTHKFKIEDYKKAIEANLNKGKYKLIKSAFIFK, from the coding sequence ATGAAAGCAATAATTTTTGAAGAGAGTATTCCAAAGTATGTTTTAACTAAAATTCTTGGTAAATTAAATAAATCATTTTATTATTCACCTTTTTCCTGTGTGAAACTTACAGAGATAAAAGAACCTGATCTCCCAAGGGGAAAATATTTAAAAATAAAAACAATTTATGGTGGAATATGTGGAAGTGATATAAATTTAATCACTTTAAAGGACTCACCTACCCTATCACCTTACTCCTCTTCTCCTTTTGTTATAGGGCATGAAAATGTTGGAATTGTTTATGAAAAAAGTGAAGATGCTCAAAATTTTAAAAAGGGAGATAGAGTTATAGTTGACCCTGTTTTATCATGTAAAGCAAAGGAAATAGAAAATTTATGTGAAAATTGTAAAAAGGGTGAATATTCAAGATGTTTGAATTTTTCTGAGAAAGGTAAATTAAGTGAAGGGATTATAATAGGTGCATGTAAAAACACTTCTGGTTCATGGAGTGAATATTTTATTGCAAATGAATTCCAGACTTTTAAATTACCAGAGGAAATCTCTGATGAAGATGCAATTTTAATTGATTCTTTCTGTTCTGCCCTCCATCCAGTTATAAGGAATTTTCCGAATGATAATGATAAAGTTTTGATAATAGGTGCAGGAACCATAGGTATCTGTGCGGTTTATGCTTTAAGGGCACTTCTTAGTAAATCAAAAATTTTTGTTTTAACAAAGTATGAATTTCAGGCAGAAAAAATAAAGGATTTGGCAGAAGTTATATATTTAAAAGAAGATTATTTAAAGAAATTTGCTGAAATAACAGATTCAAAAATTTTAAAACCAATCTTAGGAAAAGAATTTTTAAATTCAGGATTTGATATAATTTTTGAATGCACAGGAAATAAAAATATGATAGAGGATTCTTTAAGATGGATAAAACCCGGAGGAAAAATTGTTTTAATAGGAACATTCGGAATTATGAGTTTTATTGATTTAACACTTTTATGGTTTAAAGAGGCAAAACTTATAGGAACAAATTCTTCAAGCACAGAAAATTATTTAAAGGAAAGGAAAAGATGCTATGAAATTGCAATTGATCTATTAAAAAATAAAAAGATAAGTTTAAAAGATCTTTTGACCCATAAATTTAAAATAGAGGATTATAAAAAGGCAATTGAGGCAAATTTAAATAAGGGAAAATATAAACTTATAAAATCAGCATTTATCTTTAAATAA
- a CDS encoding AsmA-like C-terminal region-containing protein — protein sequence MRKIIFIILSFFALIFILLLTIFFIVKSYLTPERIKEFTQKTLSDALKKDVKIEKVEPQISLRKIGISAKRIKVKEDEKRDFLDVEKIEFSLRILPLIFKRTLEIDGIYIKNPSLFLYQKEEFPVKKPEKEKEAQKIEIPVFFILKSLEIEKARIEIVPLKGKRIAIYPFNLKISSKSITRNTFEFKGNGDVSLKDFEFFSPIKYSFNLNFDLTKDKLEIKNYDIKVKDINLNGKGEILKVLVGEPEYKISLESKNIPLTFVKEILKVKEIDLSGNLDVLITVSGNYKDIIPDIKGKIDGKSLYVKTPLRKVDFTKFFIEFKGKRGELNLDFASEKQKGNLNIEFSLLFPNEFSGKGKINGDLFEFTGKSLNYSLDFNAKGSAKGNLDISGKFYAGKNDLIFNLNGETKGKITFLKGSLNSSNLNLNEILPEEKKTGEGKKEIKKPELILPENIRIFIEGNIRNFVYKEDNLKDIKVEIEIDERGIRIKNLKGKVYGGEIEGNIEITKGSILVKSNLKGKNLEFSEILKNHKFYLGEIKGKLNIETDSKFDLDDIFGTLYASNTVIAFDGEFKKDPILDKIAEILKIEELKNLKFKNINLKIKIEKGFIDFPDFKIDASDYFLEPKGRASLKGDLDFDILFKFRGKGAELLRKYSALSNYFTDKSGDFELFFKIKGTHKNPSISLNTQKFEEKIKEELKKKGKEKLEEGVKKGLEELKKKFGF from the coding sequence ATGAGAAAAATTATATTTATAATTCTTTCCTTTTTTGCCTTAATTTTTATTTTACTTTTAACAATTTTCTTTATCGTAAAAAGCTACCTTACACCTGAAAGAATAAAAGAATTCACCCAGAAAACATTGAGCGATGCACTCAAAAAGGATGTGAAAATTGAAAAGGTGGAACCCCAGATTTCCTTAAGAAAAATAGGTATAAGTGCAAAAAGGATAAAAGTTAAGGAAGATGAAAAAAGAGATTTTCTTGATGTAGAAAAAATTGAATTTTCCTTAAGGATTCTTCCACTTATTTTTAAAAGAACTCTTGAAATAGATGGAATTTATATCAAAAACCCCTCTTTATTTTTATATCAGAAAGAAGAATTTCCTGTTAAAAAACCTGAAAAGGAAAAAGAAGCTCAAAAGATTGAAATTCCTGTATTTTTTATTCTTAAAAGTCTTGAAATTGAAAAAGCAAGAATAGAGATAGTACCCTTAAAAGGGAAAAGAATAGCTATTTACCCCTTTAATTTAAAAATTTCTTCAAAAAGTATCACAAGGAACACTTTTGAATTTAAAGGTAATGGTGATGTTTCTTTAAAGGATTTTGAATTTTTTTCGCCCATTAAATACTCTTTCAATCTGAATTTTGACTTAACAAAGGATAAACTTGAAATAAAAAATTATGATATAAAGGTAAAAGATATAAATTTAAATGGAAAGGGTGAAATCTTAAAAGTACTTGTAGGAGAGCCTGAATATAAAATATCCCTTGAATCAAAAAATATACCTCTTACATTTGTTAAAGAAATTTTAAAAGTTAAAGAAATTGATTTAAGTGGTAATCTTGATGTTTTAATCACTGTAAGTGGTAATTATAAAGATATAATTCCTGATATAAAAGGGAAAATTGATGGAAAATCCCTTTATGTAAAAACACCTTTAAGAAAAGTGGATTTTACTAAATTTTTTATAGAATTTAAAGGTAAAAGAGGTGAATTAAACTTAGACTTTGCTTCAGAAAAACAGAAAGGTAATTTAAATATTGAATTTTCCCTTTTATTTCCAAATGAATTTAGTGGAAAAGGAAAAATAAATGGAGACCTTTTTGAATTTACAGGTAAAAGTTTAAATTATTCCTTGGATTTTAATGCAAAAGGGAGTGCAAAGGGTAATTTAGATATTTCAGGGAAATTTTATGCAGGAAAAAATGATTTAATATTTAATTTAAATGGAGAAACAAAAGGGAAAATAACTTTTTTAAAGGGTTCTTTAAATTCAAGCAATCTAAATTTAAATGAAATCCTGCCCGAAGAGAAAAAAACTGGTGAAGGTAAAAAAGAAATAAAAAAACCCGAACTTATTCTTCCTGAGAATATAAGAATTTTTATTGAGGGAAACATAAGGAATTTTGTATATAAAGAAGATAATTTAAAGGATATAAAAGTTGAGATTGAAATTGACGAAAGGGGTATAAGAATTAAAAATTTAAAGGGAAAGGTTTATGGAGGAGAAATTGAGGGTAATATTGAAATTACAAAGGGAAGTATATTAGTTAAATCAAATTTGAAGGGTAAAAATTTAGAGTTTTCAGAAATTTTGAAAAATCATAAGTTTTACCTTGGAGAAATAAAAGGTAAATTAAACATAGAGACAGATAGTAAGTTTGACCTTGATGATATTTTCGGGACACTTTATGCTTCAAATACTGTAATTGCTTTTGATGGAGAATTTAAAAAGGACCCGATTCTGGATAAAATAGCAGAAATTTTAAAAATAGAGGAATTAAAAAATTTAAAGTTTAAAAACATAAATTTAAAAATAAAAATAGAAAAGGGTTTTATAGATTTTCCTGATTTTAAAATAGATGCTTCTGATTACTTTTTAGAACCAAAAGGTAGAGCATCTTTGAAAGGGGACCTTGATTTTGATATTCTTTTTAAATTCAGGGGAAAGGGGGCAGAACTTTTGAGGAAGTATTCAGCTCTTTCAAATTATTTTACAGACAAGTCAGGAGATTTTGAACTTTTCTTTAAAATAAAGGGGACACATAAAAATCCCTCTATTTCTCTGAATACACAAAAATTTGAGGAAAAAATTAAGGAAGAATTAAAGAAAAAAGGAAAGGAAAAACTTGAGGAAGGTGTTAAAAAAGGTCTTGAAGAATTAAAAAAGAAATTTGGCTTTTAG